One Globicephala melas chromosome 9, mGloMel1.2, whole genome shotgun sequence genomic window, ttttttttttcctacacagGAAATTACTTAGTATCATCAACAGTATGTATAGATGATactatacatcaactatacctcaattttaaaaattgaaacaaaacagtatgtaggttctcAGGTTTTCGTAAGAGATGAGTAAAGTCCCTTTACTCACCTGCTTCCTAACAATGACCCTGGACATTTCAGATTAGGTCTTGAGGTACATATTCTTTTGGGTCTCCTCAATCCTATTCTCATATTTTGAATCtggtaacagaaaataaaacaggaaatttattttattttattattattatttttggccacgccacgtgacttggaggatattagttccctgatcagggattgaacccaggcctgcagcagtgaaagcgtggagtcctaaccactggactgccagagaattcccaggtaatttttttaaaaaaatgatttaatctTTGGTCTAATAACTCCAATGTGCAAGTAACGAAATGGAGAATACCCACTTATATACTAACTCACACACTCCTTCTCAACAGGGAAAATGTACTTGTCTAAAAAGGAACATACTAGTTCATTATTTGTGTTAATAATGGAAACAGTAGAACATGTCTGAGAGTATCTTTTCAAGAGTTGCACTAGGGATGGAAATCCAATTTAAGCTTTAGAATTTCAATCATCTGAACTGACACTGTACTGAAAAGCAGAAAAGCAAACAATGCTGACAGAAAATATTCTACATTCTCTACAACCTTTGAAAGGAAATTGGTGCCCACTGAAACTACCAATTTATACTAAAGGAGTATTGGTGCCTTGTATCTGCTCCCCTGTTGAAAAAGTTCTCAGTAAATGCTTTGACTCCCTCACAGCACTGATGGGACTTTTTCTCCAGCATGTTTTTTCCTATGTCTGAAAAGATTCGAGCTCTgactaaaggctttcccacattcatgaCATTTGAagggtttctccccagtgtggatTCTTCGATGTTGAATCAGGATTGCACTTCGGCTGAAAGTATTTGCACACACGTCACATGtataaggtttctctccactGTGGATCCTCTGATGTAGATTAAGGGCTGAACTCTGACTAAAGACTTTCCCACATTCATCACACTTGTGTTGTTTTTTTCGAGGACGGTTTCCCTGTCTTCTTTCaaactttctatcttgttcacaGGTTCCTCTAAATGTGAAACTCTGGGAAGCATTCATTTGAAGAGTGTTAGAAACTTTGTAATGCAGTTCTTTGCCTGAAGAAGTCTTTCGCCTTGAAGCTGATTTCACATTTATAGTTCCGGTGTCTCTATCATTTTGTCTTAAGGTGTGAAGCTCCTTCGATGCCCACTGCAGTTGCTTTTTTGTGGGCTTAAGCTGGCTACGTGTTGTCTCCTGAGTGATTTCACAAGTTGGTAGCTTCTTTGCAAGCATGTCCTCATTTTGTCCAAGAAAGACCTGTTCAGCCACCGTCTCATGCTCTTTCTCCAGCTCCTCCAGCATAACCACGGCTTCCTCTCCACTCTCTGGTCGGTTCTCTTGAAACCAGGCCTG contains:
- the LOC115851614 gene encoding zinc finger protein 396-like isoform X2, which produces MSAKLRETSKLLPQTSGDPDCILVMKVEEGGQACNMVSSRHWSSYYSSETYRQQFRQFDYQESPGPWEALSRLRELCCQWLRPEVHSKEQILGLLVLEQFLVMLPEELQAWFQENRPESGEEAVVMLEELEKEHETVAEQVFLGQNEDMLAKKLPTCEITQETTRSQLKPTKKQLQWASKELHTLRQNDRDTGTINVKSASRRKTSSGKELHYKVSNTLQMNASQSFTFRGTCEQDRKFERRQGNRPRKKQHKCDECGKVFSQSSALNLHQRIHSGEKPYTCDVCANTFSRSAILIQHRRIHTDSKYENRIEETQKNMYLKT
- the LOC115851614 gene encoding zinc finger protein 396-like isoform X1 encodes the protein MSAKLRETSKLLPQTSGDPDCILVMKVEEGGQACNMVSSRHWSSYYSSETYRQQFRQFDYQESPGPWEALSRLRELCCQWLRPEVHSKEQILGLLVLEQFLVMLPEELQAWFQENRPESGEEAVVMLEELEKEHETVAEQVFLGQNEDMLAKKLPTCEITQETTRSQLKPTKKQLQWASKELHTLRQNDRDTGTINVKSASRRKTSSGKELHYKVSNTLQMNASQSFTFRGTCEQDRKFERRQGNRPRKKQHKCDECGKVFSQSSALNLHQRIHSGEKPYTCDVCANTFSRSAILIQHRRIHTGEKPFKCHECGKAFSQSSNLFRHRKKHAGEKVPSVL